The following coding sequences are from one Myxococcales bacterium window:
- a CDS encoding acetyl-CoA C-acyltransferase codes for MSAKRTPFGAFGGSFRDLKATDLGVVAAQAAVAEAGVAPEQVDEIVFGNVVQTTPEDVYCARHVGLRAAVPVPRPALTVNRLCGSGFQAVVTGAQQIALGEAELCLVGGTESMSQAPHVIRGARWGIPFAKAPPLEDSLWAALTDSYAGCTMGLTAENVAALHGIDRQACDAYALRSQQAWSAAQEHGRFATELVPIEVQLGKKTLTVSRDEHPRPDTSLETLATLRPSFKTEGVVTAGNASGIGDGAAALILASRARAEALGQQPLARIVAWASVGVDPALMGLGPVPAIELALAKAGLTVAHMDLIEVNEAFAAQVLAVVKLSALPLEKTNVDGGAIALGHPLGASGARILAHLIHELRRRRARWGVGAACIGGGQGIAVVVETLL; via the coding sequence CTGTCCGCGAAGAGAACGCCGTTCGGCGCTTTCGGTGGCAGCTTCCGCGACCTGAAGGCCACCGACCTTGGCGTCGTTGCTGCGCAAGCGGCGGTGGCCGAAGCGGGGGTCGCCCCGGAGCAGGTGGACGAGATCGTGTTCGGCAACGTGGTGCAAACGACCCCCGAGGACGTCTACTGCGCGCGGCATGTGGGGCTTCGTGCAGCGGTTCCCGTGCCCCGCCCGGCGCTCACGGTCAACCGGCTCTGCGGCTCCGGCTTCCAGGCCGTGGTAACGGGCGCCCAGCAGATCGCGCTGGGGGAGGCCGAGCTGTGTTTGGTGGGCGGAACGGAATCCATGAGCCAAGCGCCCCACGTCATTCGCGGCGCCCGGTGGGGGATTCCCTTCGCCAAAGCGCCGCCGCTCGAGGACAGCTTGTGGGCCGCGCTCACCGATTCGTACGCGGGATGCACCATGGGCCTCACCGCCGAAAACGTGGCCGCGTTGCACGGCATCGACCGGCAGGCCTGTGACGCCTACGCCCTGCGTTCGCAGCAGGCCTGGTCAGCCGCCCAGGAACACGGTCGATTCGCGACCGAGCTCGTGCCCATCGAGGTGCAGCTCGGGAAAAAGACGCTGACGGTGAGCCGCGACGAACACCCGCGACCCGACACGTCTTTGGAGACGCTCGCCACGCTGAGACCCTCGTTCAAGACCGAGGGGGTCGTGACCGCGGGAAACGCTTCGGGCATAGGCGACGGAGCGGCGGCGTTGATCCTGGCCTCGCGCGCCCGCGCGGAGGCGTTGGGGCAACAGCCCCTGGCCCGCATCGTGGCCTGGGCCAGCGTGGGCGTAGATCCGGCGCTGATGGGGCTGGGGCCGGTGCCCGCGATCGAGCTGGCGCTCGCCAAGGCCGGGCTCACGGTCGCGCACATGGACCTCATCGAGGTCAACGAAGCGTTCGCAGCCCAGGTGTTGGCGGTCGTGAAACTGTCTGCCCTGCCCCTCGAAAAAACCAATGTGGACGGCGGGGCTATCGCGCTCGGTCACCCCCTGGGGGCGTCGGGTGCCCGCATTTTGGCCCACCTGATTCACGAGCTCCGGCGCCGGCGCGCGCGCTGGGGCGTGGGGGCCGCGTGCATTGGTGGCGGACAAGGGATTGCCGTCGTGGTCGAAACGCTGCTATAG
- a CDS encoding response regulator, translating into MNDGVPPRLNVLLVDDDPVARQVLERGLLNDSRLQNRGLKTARAGDGKRALAQIRKELPDAVVVDLFMPRMDGFEFARALRSDPETEHVPLVFVSGLAKDRSQVDALLAEVGGQFFAKPADPGAVALALLQQLDAPSEVVNRGAGMPAPARAGVAAAPGNTVAFGSALHVAVVPEAVSAPPQEDRRRPPTMMGVPLVPPHGVQSSPAASADARGVPLPIPLAVSTPIDVGLVNAGSLAERAVPRLLIEHLEAASTGTLVLRRGQVRKEIFIREGKPVGSESNLRQEALGSLLQARGILDEEQLTFLLSEMKRRGQKMGAVLVELGWLSPEDVLKYLAAQARKRVVDCLRWLDGAFEFSPGGEFVERVIEHELEIPRLLFVGLQKTAAPDMLLTRLVEQHGPSPVRLSSRFERYRAEFEETFGSDLPKALASRPTVGTLALRPDASSSILGLEALTLCGLADFEPAPAQAQASINAEDAEKSSFSLERLGSETLPAQSSANGLPELDLGQGGDGTAVPDLDAPSPREPAPMAELDAPDSGVITIEPLARLALAEAAQSQVIQALAQERQEDPRQVVLREYLEIHGKNLYELLGVDRQATLDVIVATYERKTRRFAPDVFAGVDLGPDAAKLENIRSAYNRAFKVLCDGTLRAGYDKTLGHADREADLLGAELIFSQARALLDEGHLAEAVAKLESAVRAGPDQAAYHAFLGWAQFLSEGEAKAVDARDRLEHALTLDPDHVDALEFLGRLSAVTGDEETARTTLEKALEADPTRTQALEVLTRIYETYSEFHATERIYRRLIRALGERALPQRRKLWKDLAALYENEFEDFASARIAYEMAARLAPDDLDLQRKVVALNQQDLARWKELARAMAAEWRLRPYDGAVGAALLDLFLRVGRTDAATVAAAALTLRGLAAPEQQSVAERHRPRVLGRLMQPIEGAILGRARHPAEDPDLEALFATLASGGLLAPFSDEDMGLFGEAPLASHQVPEAFRRVLHYVCGVLKVAPPERVFSYEALDGDVRLADTRPYALFAGPRLLASTDTVELGFRLTRAMSFGTPGRIAGSSRSGRQLRPFLMACMALGRKTLSPSEVDPELLAQIEVSPPAVKSRLAELGARLVRDRSAINLSAWARSLGRTATRLGLLVSGDVLRAGRIVAEEEGPEALEDYLEFVLSIEHLELREELGVSPVV; encoded by the coding sequence ATGAACGACGGCGTTCCGCCCCGCCTCAACGTCCTCTTGGTCGATGACGACCCCGTCGCACGACAGGTTCTCGAACGTGGGCTTCTCAACGACTCACGCCTACAGAACCGAGGACTCAAGACCGCACGGGCAGGCGACGGCAAGCGCGCCCTGGCGCAGATCCGCAAGGAGTTGCCCGATGCCGTCGTGGTGGACCTTTTCATGCCCCGCATGGACGGGTTCGAGTTCGCCCGCGCCCTGCGCAGCGATCCGGAGACGGAGCACGTGCCGCTCGTGTTCGTCTCGGGGCTGGCGAAGGACCGGTCTCAGGTGGACGCGCTGCTGGCCGAAGTGGGAGGCCAGTTCTTCGCGAAGCCCGCAGACCCGGGTGCGGTAGCGCTTGCGCTCTTGCAACAGCTCGACGCCCCTTCCGAGGTCGTCAACCGCGGCGCGGGCATGCCCGCGCCCGCCCGCGCGGGCGTCGCCGCCGCGCCCGGAAACACCGTGGCGTTCGGGTCAGCGTTGCACGTGGCGGTCGTGCCCGAGGCGGTCAGCGCCCCCCCCCAGGAGGATCGCCGCCGCCCCCCGACGATGATGGGCGTCCCTTTGGTGCCCCCCCACGGAGTGCAGAGCTCACCGGCCGCTTCGGCGGACGCACGTGGGGTACCCTTGCCCATCCCCCTCGCCGTCTCGACCCCCATCGACGTGGGCTTGGTGAACGCGGGCTCCCTCGCCGAACGAGCCGTGCCGCGGCTGCTCATCGAGCACCTCGAGGCCGCGTCCACGGGAACGCTGGTGTTACGGCGGGGCCAGGTGCGCAAGGAGATCTTCATCCGTGAGGGCAAGCCCGTCGGGTCGGAGTCGAACCTGCGGCAAGAAGCGCTGGGCTCTTTGCTGCAGGCGCGCGGCATCCTCGACGAAGAGCAACTCACCTTCCTGCTCTCCGAGATGAAGCGGCGAGGCCAGAAGATGGGGGCCGTGCTGGTGGAGCTGGGCTGGTTGTCTCCCGAGGACGTGTTGAAGTACCTCGCGGCGCAGGCGCGCAAGCGCGTGGTCGACTGTCTGCGCTGGCTGGATGGGGCGTTCGAGTTTTCCCCGGGCGGAGAGTTCGTCGAGCGGGTGATCGAACACGAGCTGGAGATCCCGCGCTTGCTCTTCGTGGGCCTACAAAAAACCGCGGCGCCCGATATGTTGCTCACGCGCCTCGTGGAACAACACGGCCCAAGCCCCGTCCGCTTGTCGAGCCGCTTCGAGCGCTACCGGGCCGAGTTCGAGGAGACCTTCGGCAGCGACCTGCCCAAGGCCCTCGCGAGCCGCCCCACGGTGGGCACCCTGGCCCTTCGTCCCGACGCATCCAGCTCGATCCTGGGGCTGGAGGCGTTGACCTTGTGCGGGCTCGCGGATTTCGAGCCCGCGCCCGCTCAGGCACAGGCGTCCATCAACGCGGAGGACGCCGAAAAATCGTCGTTTTCGCTCGAGCGCCTCGGCAGCGAGACCCTGCCGGCGCAGTCCTCGGCGAATGGGCTCCCGGAGCTGGATCTCGGACAGGGCGGCGACGGAACCGCCGTACCCGATCTCGACGCGCCCTCGCCGCGTGAGCCCGCGCCAATGGCCGAGCTCGACGCCCCGGACTCGGGCGTGATCACCATCGAGCCCCTCGCCCGCTTGGCGCTGGCCGAAGCGGCGCAGTCGCAAGTCATCCAGGCACTCGCGCAGGAGCGCCAGGAAGATCCGCGCCAGGTGGTCTTGCGAGAGTATCTCGAGATTCACGGCAAGAACCTCTACGAGCTTCTCGGCGTGGACCGGCAGGCCACCCTCGACGTGATCGTCGCCACCTATGAACGCAAGACGCGAAGGTTTGCGCCCGACGTGTTCGCGGGGGTCGACTTGGGCCCCGACGCCGCCAAGCTGGAGAACATCCGCTCCGCGTACAACCGGGCGTTCAAGGTGCTCTGTGATGGCACTCTGCGCGCCGGATACGACAAAACGCTCGGTCACGCCGATCGAGAGGCCGACCTGCTTGGGGCCGAGCTCATTTTCTCGCAGGCCCGCGCCTTGCTCGACGAAGGCCACCTCGCGGAGGCCGTGGCCAAGCTGGAGAGCGCCGTGCGCGCCGGCCCGGACCAGGCGGCTTACCACGCGTTTTTGGGCTGGGCCCAGTTTCTGTCCGAAGGCGAAGCCAAAGCGGTGGATGCCCGCGACCGGCTGGAACACGCCTTGACGCTCGATCCCGATCACGTGGACGCCCTCGAATTTTTGGGCCGACTTTCGGCCGTCACCGGCGACGAAGAGACCGCGCGAACCACGCTGGAAAAAGCTCTGGAGGCAGATCCCACCCGCACCCAAGCGCTCGAGGTGTTGACCCGCATCTACGAGACCTACAGCGAGTTTCACGCAACGGAGCGCATCTACAGGCGCCTCATCCGGGCGCTCGGGGAAAGAGCCCTTCCCCAGCGGCGCAAGCTGTGGAAGGACTTGGCCGCGCTCTACGAAAACGAGTTCGAGGACTTCGCCTCGGCCCGCATCGCCTACGAAATGGCGGCACGCTTGGCACCGGACGATCTCGATCTGCAACGGAAGGTCGTCGCACTCAACCAGCAGGACCTGGCGAGATGGAAGGAGCTGGCCCGCGCCATGGCGGCAGAGTGGCGGCTGCGCCCCTACGACGGCGCGGTGGGGGCGGCCCTGTTGGACCTCTTTTTGCGCGTGGGGCGTACGGACGCAGCCACGGTGGCGGCCGCCGCTCTCACGCTTCGCGGACTGGCGGCGCCCGAGCAGCAAAGCGTCGCCGAGCGGCACCGGCCGCGGGTGCTTGGCCGCCTCATGCAACCCATCGAGGGTGCGATCCTGGGCAGAGCCCGCCATCCCGCCGAAGATCCCGATCTCGAGGCCTTGTTCGCGACATTGGCCTCGGGGGGCCTGCTTGCGCCCTTCTCCGATGAGGACATGGGCCTCTTCGGAGAGGCGCCGCTGGCGAGCCACCAAGTGCCCGAGGCCTTCCGGCGGGTGTTGCACTACGTCTGCGGTGTGTTGAAGGTCGCGCCGCCCGAGCGGGTGTTTTCCTACGAAGCCCTCGACGGCGACGTTCGCCTGGCCGATACGAGGCCCTACGCGCTCTTCGCGGGGCCCCGGCTCCTTGCCTCGACCGACACCGTGGAGCTTGGGTTTCGCCTGACCCGCGCCATGTCCTTCGGCACCCCAGGGCGCATCGCAGGGTCCTCGCGCTCGGGGCGCCAGCTACGCCCCTTCCTGATGGCCTGCATGGCTCTCGGGCGCAAGACCCTCTCGCCGAGCGAAGTCGACCCCGAGCTTCTGGCGCAGATCGAGGTGAGTCCGCCCGCCGTGAAGAGCCGCCTGGCGGAGTTGGGCGCGCGCCTCGTGCGGGATCGCTCCGCCATCAACCTGTCGGCCTGGGCGCGCAGCCTCGGGCGCACGGCCACTCGGCTTGGCCTCTTGGTGAGCGGGGATGTTCTGCGCGCAGGCCGGATCGTGGCCGAGGAAGAGGGGCCGGAGGCACTCGAGGACTACCTCGAGTTCGTGCTTTCGATCGAACACCTGGAGCTACGTGAAGAACTGGGCGTTTCGCCCGTGGTTTGA
- a CDS encoding PspA/IM30 family protein has product MGFFSRLGTLIKSNLNDLISRAEDPKKMLDQLVLDMQSQLVEAKKQVAVSIADEKRLKKQLEEQTELSAEWERKAMLAVRAGDDVLAREALKRKGEHEAQATEFGKQWELQKAAVEKLKEQLRTLNDRIEEAKRKKNVLVARQKRAEAQKAIQDTMQGLSDNNAFDAFERMASKVDQIEAEAEASTELGGELTGDTLAHKFKALESGGAGADDALAALKAKMGLAPAPSQGALPAAAPSRVALEEDVTEGVERDAKKS; this is encoded by the coding sequence ATGGGTTTCTTTTCTCGGCTAGGAACACTCATCAAGTCGAACCTGAACGACCTGATCTCCCGCGCGGAAGATCCGAAAAAGATGTTGGATCAGCTGGTTTTGGACATGCAAAGCCAGCTGGTCGAGGCCAAAAAGCAGGTGGCCGTCTCGATCGCTGACGAAAAGCGCCTGAAAAAGCAGCTCGAAGAGCAAACGGAGCTCAGCGCCGAGTGGGAGCGCAAGGCGATGCTGGCCGTCCGTGCGGGGGACGATGTTCTCGCCCGCGAGGCACTCAAGCGCAAAGGCGAACACGAGGCCCAGGCGACCGAATTCGGTAAGCAGTGGGAGCTGCAAAAAGCAGCCGTCGAGAAGCTGAAAGAGCAGCTGCGTACCCTCAACGATCGCATCGAAGAAGCGAAGCGGAAAAAGAACGTGCTCGTCGCCCGCCAAAAGCGTGCCGAGGCACAAAAAGCCATCCAAGACACGATGCAAGGCTTGTCCGACAACAATGCCTTCGACGCTTTCGAGCGGATGGCGAGCAAGGTCGACCAAATCGAAGCCGAAGCCGAAGCCTCGACCGAACTCGGCGGCGAGCTGACGGGAGATACGCTCGCGCACAAGTTCAAGGCCCTCGAATCGGGAGGCGCAGGCGCCGACGACGCACTGGCCGCCTTGAAGGCCAAGATGGGCCTTGCCCCCGCCCCGAGTCAGGGGGCCCTGCCGGCCGCCGCGCCCTCGCGGGTGGCCCTGGAAGAGGACGTCACGGAGGGCGTCGAAAGGGATGCCAAGAAATCGTAG
- a CDS encoding YbjN domain-containing protein, whose amino-acid sequence MKGPEDIESYLLRLDVPYEALGPEMWNVHVVENQNLVLSLAGPVIVFRLKVMDAPETDKEAFYETLLNLNTTEMVHGAFGLENGAVVIVAALALENLDFSEFQATIDDLSLCIGKLYPLLSKFRSAA is encoded by the coding sequence ATGAAGGGACCAGAGGACATCGAATCCTATTTGCTGCGCCTGGACGTGCCTTACGAGGCGCTGGGCCCCGAGATGTGGAACGTCCACGTGGTGGAGAACCAAAACCTCGTGCTTTCGTTGGCCGGGCCGGTGATCGTGTTTCGCCTCAAGGTCATGGACGCGCCCGAGACCGACAAGGAAGCGTTTTACGAGACGCTGCTCAACCTCAACACCACGGAGATGGTGCACGGCGCGTTCGGTCTGGAAAACGGCGCCGTGGTCATCGTGGCGGCTCTCGCACTCGAGAACCTGGACTTCAGCGAGTTCCAGGCGACCATCGACGACCTGTCCCTCTGCATCGGCAAGCTTTACCCCCTGCTGTCGAAGTTCCGCAGCGCGGCTTGA
- the uppS gene encoding di-trans,poly-cis-decaprenylcistransferase, producing the protein MSLDPKALPQHVAIIMDGNGRWAQCRNLPRTEGHRQGAKSVRTVVRAAREVGLRAITLYAFSAQNWRRPTEEVALLMQLLRDYVLEERGEIMENGIRLTTIGDVDRLPGFVRDPLDALIEDSSKNADMDLCLALSYGGRESIVAAARKLAVAVGEGALTPDQVTEEALSGALQSAHLPQLDLLIRTSGEQRLSNFMLWEASYAELLFSETLWPDFGREDLIACLELYGHRERRFGLTGDQLRPAIRSVG; encoded by the coding sequence ATGTCACTCGACCCCAAAGCCCTGCCGCAACACGTGGCGATCATCATGGACGGCAACGGTCGCTGGGCGCAGTGCAGAAACCTGCCGCGCACGGAGGGCCACCGGCAGGGGGCGAAGTCGGTGCGGACCGTCGTTCGCGCGGCGCGCGAGGTGGGCCTGCGGGCCATCACGCTCTATGCCTTCTCGGCGCAAAACTGGCGCCGCCCCACGGAAGAGGTGGCGTTGCTCATGCAACTCCTCAGAGACTACGTGCTCGAGGAGCGCGGCGAGATCATGGAAAACGGCATTCGGCTCACCACCATCGGCGACGTCGACCGCTTGCCGGGCTTTGTGCGAGATCCGCTCGACGCCTTGATCGAGGACTCGTCGAAGAATGCCGACATGGACTTGTGCCTTGCTCTCTCCTACGGAGGGCGAGAGTCCATCGTGGCGGCAGCCCGCAAGCTGGCCGTGGCCGTGGGCGAGGGCGCACTGACGCCCGATCAGGTCACCGAGGAGGCTCTGTCCGGAGCGCTTCAGTCCGCCCATTTGCCTCAGCTCGACCTGCTGATTCGCACGTCGGGGGAGCAGCGGCTGTCGAACTTCATGCTCTGGGAAGCTTCGTACGCCGAACTGCTCTTCTCCGAGACGCTCTGGCCGGACTTCGGCCGCGAGGATCTGATCGCGTGTCTCGAGCTGTACGGCCACCGAGAGCGCCGCTTCGGCCTCACGGGTGACCAGCTGCGCCCGGCCATCCGCAGCGTGGGCTGA
- a CDS encoding phosphatidate cytidylyltransferase, translating into MFDRNLLLRVLSAVVALPAVGLLVVWDERWAFAAFAFLMTGIALDEFARMTLQGRGAKERFVLVGGGVTLAVAVYSRPDLALPATMLAVLAVASAQLFFASDMGTAGARFGGSLAGVMYLGLLMTSLPLLQRDVVDGESWVFAAMGVTFSCDTGAYFAGRALGKRKLAPAISPGKTWAGFWGGVLAAVSFVFVAKLTFFPALTLVDVAMVGIGAALLAPAGDLVESLLKRSAGVKDSGNLIPGHGGVLDRVDALVFVSAWVFAYAAFFRGAP; encoded by the coding sequence GTGTTCGACAGGAATCTTTTGCTCAGGGTGCTCTCGGCGGTCGTGGCTTTGCCCGCCGTGGGCCTTTTGGTGGTGTGGGATGAGCGCTGGGCCTTCGCCGCGTTCGCCTTCCTGATGACCGGCATCGCACTCGACGAGTTCGCCAGGATGACCCTCCAAGGCCGCGGCGCCAAAGAGCGCTTCGTCCTGGTCGGCGGCGGCGTCACGCTGGCGGTGGCGGTCTACAGCCGCCCTGACCTGGCACTGCCTGCCACCATGTTGGCGGTTCTGGCCGTGGCTTCGGCGCAGCTCTTCTTCGCGTCTGACATGGGAACGGCGGGGGCGCGCTTCGGGGGCTCGCTTGCCGGTGTGATGTACCTTGGGTTGTTGATGACTTCCCTGCCTCTGCTCCAACGCGACGTCGTTGACGGCGAGTCCTGGGTTTTTGCGGCGATGGGGGTGACCTTCAGCTGCGACACGGGGGCCTACTTCGCCGGGCGCGCCCTGGGCAAGCGGAAGCTCGCCCCGGCGATCTCGCCCGGCAAAACCTGGGCGGGGTTTTGGGGCGGGGTCCTGGCGGCCGTGTCCTTCGTCTTCGTGGCGAAATTGACGTTTTTCCCTGCCCTGACGCTCGTCGACGTTGCCATGGTGGGGATCGGCGCAGCCCTGCTGGCGCCCGCAGGAGATCTGGTCGAGTCCCTGCTCAAGCGCTCGGCGGGCGTGAAGGACTCGGGCAACCTCATCCCCGGCCACGGGGGCGTGCTCGACCGGGTTGACGCTCTGGTTTTCGTGTCGGCCTGGGTGTTTGCCTATGCCGCTTTCTTTCGCGGGGCGCCCTAG
- a CDS encoding Rne/Rng family ribonuclease — translation MSNSVLVVNADGPEIRVALIEDGLLGELFVERKRDRGIAGNIYKGKVERILPGMQAAFVNIGLEKSAYLHVSDVRGTPDDLRRLLSGGEGGRDKDEGDEGEEGGQKNGGQQGRRIEDLLKPGQEIIVQVTKEPISTKGARVTRYISLPGRHLVFMPTVDHVGISRRISSDRERRRLRRLVNEMRPQGSGFIVRTVASGVADKDLRADMAFLIKMWNEVVKKTETSRCPSLIYSDLDLLLRSVRDLFTPNVEKMLIDSRAEYDRIKKFIAAFMPDFPGQIELHDGNDPIFDGLGIEMEIDRALERKVWLKSGGYLIIDETEALTAVDVNTGRFVGKKSLEDTITQTNLEAAREVADQLRIRSLGGMIVVDFIDMDRASNREKVMRVFNEALKRDRNRAQVTRISELGLVEMSRKRTRESLLHTLTEPCVHCDGKGYTRSRRTVSFEVLRELRRQGNLVDGHTILVEVHPDVAKQLTTVDRDFLEDIEKRLQKQILVKPRGSFHMEEFEIRSPKDKQKIERSEVATSSDKLEERKRRRFRRVLSPDELESLENGDDVVNAEFLADENDDAHSYGGLGEDSDTDMEELELGAAEGSADLADPSEAEDLASQHGAVPVSSGVVSAPGVATADETGADVAGSGGAAAPPAHDEPHEG, via the coding sequence ATGTCGAATAGCGTTTTGGTCGTCAACGCGGACGGCCCAGAAATCCGCGTAGCCCTTATCGAGGATGGTCTCCTCGGCGAACTTTTCGTCGAACGGAAACGGGACCGTGGCATTGCCGGGAACATCTATAAGGGAAAAGTCGAGCGGATCCTGCCCGGAATGCAGGCCGCCTTCGTCAACATCGGCCTGGAAAAGTCGGCTTATCTGCACGTCTCCGACGTGCGGGGCACGCCTGACGATCTGAGGCGATTGCTTTCGGGTGGGGAAGGAGGGCGCGACAAGGACGAGGGGGACGAGGGCGAAGAGGGCGGTCAGAAGAACGGCGGACAACAAGGGCGCCGCATAGAAGATCTGCTGAAGCCGGGCCAAGAGATCATCGTGCAGGTCACGAAAGAGCCCATCAGCACGAAAGGCGCGCGCGTCACGCGGTACATCTCGCTGCCGGGCCGGCACCTGGTGTTCATGCCCACCGTGGACCACGTCGGGATCTCACGGAGAATCAGCTCGGACCGCGAGCGGCGGCGTTTGCGCCGGCTCGTGAACGAGATGCGGCCCCAGGGGTCCGGCTTCATCGTGCGGACGGTCGCGTCTGGCGTTGCCGACAAGGATCTGCGGGCAGACATGGCGTTCCTCATCAAGATGTGGAACGAAGTGGTCAAGAAAACAGAGACCAGCCGCTGCCCCTCGCTCATCTACAGCGACTTGGATCTCTTACTTCGGTCCGTGCGGGACCTCTTCACGCCGAACGTTGAAAAGATGCTCATCGATTCGCGCGCCGAATACGATCGCATCAAGAAGTTCATCGCAGCCTTCATGCCCGATTTTCCTGGGCAGATCGAGCTGCACGACGGCAATGACCCCATCTTTGACGGCCTCGGCATCGAGATGGAGATCGATCGGGCGCTCGAGAGGAAGGTCTGGCTGAAGTCAGGCGGCTATCTCATCATCGACGAGACCGAAGCGCTCACGGCCGTAGACGTGAACACGGGGCGCTTCGTGGGCAAAAAGAGCCTCGAGGACACCATCACTCAGACCAACCTCGAGGCCGCGCGCGAGGTGGCCGACCAGCTGCGCATCCGGTCTTTGGGCGGCATGATCGTGGTCGACTTCATCGACATGGATCGCGCCTCGAACCGCGAAAAGGTGATGCGTGTGTTCAACGAGGCGCTCAAGCGGGACCGCAACCGCGCCCAGGTGACGCGCATCTCCGAGCTGGGGCTGGTCGAGATGTCGCGGAAACGTACGCGCGAGTCTTTGCTCCACACGCTGACCGAGCCGTGCGTGCATTGCGACGGCAAGGGCTACACCCGCTCGCGTCGCACCGTCTCGTTCGAGGTTCTGCGAGAGTTGCGGCGCCAGGGCAACCTGGTGGATGGGCACACGATCCTCGTCGAGGTCCATCCCGACGTGGCCAAACAGCTGACCACCGTGGACCGTGACTTCCTCGAGGACATCGAAAAGCGCCTGCAGAAGCAGATCCTGGTCAAGCCGAGGGGCTCCTTCCACATGGAGGAGTTCGAGATTCGTTCGCCAAAGGACAAGCAGAAGATCGAACGGTCCGAGGTGGCCACCAGCTCCGACAAGCTCGAAGAGCGCAAGCGCCGCCGCTTCCGGCGCGTGCTGTCGCCGGACGAGCTCGAGTCGCTCGAGAACGGCGATGACGTCGTGAATGCCGAGTTCCTTGCAGACGAAAACGATGACGCCCATTCCTACGGCGGCCTGGGCGAGGACTCTGACACCGACATGGAGGAGCTCGAACTCGGCGCAGCCGAAGGCAGTGCAGACCTGGCCGACCCTTCGGAGGCAGAGGACTTGGCTTCGCAGCACGGGGCCGTGCCCGTGTCCTCAGGCGTGGTGTCGGCACCGGGCGTCGCCACCGCCGACGAGACGGGCGCCGACGTGGCCGGCAGCGGAGGAGCCGCTGCCCCGCCGGCACACGACGAACCGCACGAAGGCTGA
- the grxC gene encoding glutaredoxin 3, with product MSAKVEVYKTPYCGFCVRAVSLLRSKGVPFDEIDVSQDDATRHWLVETTGQRTVPQIFINGKPVGGFTELNALDRSGRLDGLLAEPEAL from the coding sequence ATGTCCGCCAAGGTCGAAGTCTACAAAACCCCTTACTGTGGATTCTGCGTGCGCGCGGTGTCCCTCTTGCGCAGCAAAGGCGTGCCGTTCGACGAGATCGACGTCAGCCAGGACGATGCAACTCGCCATTGGCTGGTCGAGACCACCGGGCAGCGTACGGTGCCGCAGATCTTCATCAACGGTAAGCCCGTGGGGGGCTTCACAGAGCTCAACGCCCTCGACCGCAGCGGGCGGCTGGATGGCCTCCTGGCCGAGCCGGAGGCGCTTTAG